A genome region from Hevea brasiliensis isolate MT/VB/25A 57/8 chromosome 9, ASM3005281v1, whole genome shotgun sequence includes the following:
- the LOC110640646 gene encoding protein GRAVITROPIC IN THE LIGHT 1 has product MFSSMLLCSMHSNSSRKKKKKLQSHQSDLEIEGNDLGLFYSFPFDRDPAVVKPSRFNLRSDHIPSRGEVKPKKKGEMANKISNFSDLIQRVAASCLLHPLAAGRQDPGNVAEDGREGYEYEREGYEYETDEQEDFEDEDEEYVEEEEDMEEKKGSVKGWDHEKKNMSGIVAIERVMEMEMLMNEVFDSVSAMKRAYVSLQEAHCPWDPERMRVADVAVVGELRRLGVLRERFRRCVSVGGRGGRKRIDGDGMGMLKEVVAPYEAAVEELKKEVKSRDVEVENLKEKLKNLSTSLSNGNGKKGRSQSKRKVGCIHAAQVAAAPAPDLFEATMNQVKETSKSFTSLLLSLMRAAHWDIAAAVRSIEAATATAENVATINHTTAIASTIVTHHAKYALESYISRKIFQGFDHETFYMDGSLSSLLNPDQFRRDCFTQYRDMKAMDPIELLGILPTCHFGKFCFRKYVAIVHPKMEESLFGNLEQRQQVLAGSHPRSQFYGEFLGLAKAIWLLHLLAFSLDPAPSQFEASRGAEFHPQYMESVVKFSGGRIPGGQTVGFPVSPGFKLGNGSVIKARVYLVPRT; this is encoded by the exons gaagaagaaaaagaagctacAGAGCCACCAGAGTGACCTCGAAATTGAAGGCAACGACCTTGGCTTGTTTTACTCTTTTCCTTTCGACAGAGATCCAGCGGTCGTCAAGCCATCGAGATTCAATCTCCGATCTGATCACATTCCTAG CCGCGGAGAGGTGAAGCcaaagaagaaaggagaaatgGCTAACAAGATATCGAATTTCTCTGATCTAATCCAACGAGTGGCGGCTTCATGCTTGCTCCACCCACTCGCCGCCGGCAGGCAGGATCCCGGGAATGTAGCCGAGGACGGGAGAGAAGGGTACGAGTACGAGAGAGAAGGGTACGAGTACGAGACTGACGAGCAGGAAGACTTTGAGGATGAAGATGAGGAATATGTGGAGGAAGAGgaggatatggaagagaagaaaggGAGTGTGAAAGGTTGGGACCACGAGAAGAAGAACATGAGCGGAATAGTGGCTATTGAGAGAGTGATGGAGATGGAGATGTTAATGAACGAAGTTTTCGATTCAGTCTCGGCGATGAAGAGAGCGTATGTGAGTCTACAAGAGGCGCATTGCCCGTGGGACCCGGAAAGGATGAGGGTGGCTGACGTGGCGGTAGTGGGGGAGCTAAGGAGGCTGGGTGTTTTGAGAGAGAGGTTTAGGAGGTGCGTTAGTGTTGGTGGCCGTGGAGGGAGAAAGAGAATTGATGGTGACGGAATGGGGATGTTAAAGGAGGTGGTGGCGCCTTATGAGGCTGCGGTGGAGGAGCTGAAGAAGGAGGTGAAGTCGAGGGATGTGGAGGTGGAGAATTTGAAAGAGAAACTGAAGAACCTTAGCACCAGCCTGAGCAATGGGAATGGAAAGAAAGGGAGGTCTCAATCAAAGAGGAAAGTCGGCTGCATTCATGCTGCTCAAG TTGCAGCAGCACCAGCACCAGATCTTTTTGAAGCAACGATGAACCAGGTGAAAGAGACCTCAAAGTCCTTCACATCGCTTCTCTTATCCCTCATGCGTGCTGCCCACTGGGACATTGCTGCTGCTGTCCGCTCCATTGAAGCTGCAACTGCCACCGCTGAAAATGTCGCCACCATCAACCACACTACTGCCATAGCATCCACCATTGTAACCCACCATGCCAAGTATGCTCTGGAGTCCTACATTTCTCGAAAAATCTTCCAGGGCTTCGACCACGAGACGTTCTACATGGATGGCAGCCTTTCCTCGCTTCTCAACCCAGACCAGTTCCGCCGTGACTGCTTTACTCAGTACCGAGACATGAAGGCCATGGACCCAATTGAGCTTCTAGGAATCTTGCCAACTTGTCACTTTGGGAAATTCTGCTTCAGAAAGTATGTTGCCATAGTTCATCCAAAAATGGAGGAGTCCTTGTTTGGAAACTTGGAGCAACGCCAGCAAGTATTGGCTGGTAGCCATCCGAGGAGTCAGTTTTATGGTGAGTTCTTGGGGCTGGCCAAAGCCATTTGGTTGCTTCACTTGCTGGCATTCTCGCTTGACCCTGCACCAAGTCAGTTTGAGGCAAGTAGGGGAGCTGAGTTTCATCCACAATATATGGAGAGTGTAGTGAAATTTTCTGGTGGCCGAATTCCAGGCGGTCAGACTGTCGGGTTCCCTGTCAGTCCTGGGttcaagcttggaaatggatcagTTATCAAGGCTAGGGTTTATCTAGTTCCCAGGACATGA